One part of the Excalfactoria chinensis isolate bCotChi1 chromosome 8, bCotChi1.hap2, whole genome shotgun sequence genome encodes these proteins:
- the KIF14 gene encoding kinesin-like protein KIF14 isoform X1, which translates to MPLYEVHDKKTFKAQCSTPSQKISSQNSFTSSKMLGQQLASQVSGEDQDSLLSRSQNKSEEVNRTYVISACKNADDTSLTLKPQDRLTLQRRTRTSKNLASSSEQSGVNTPQGTENVQVEKRLTLQRRVKTGSVEKSTINGNAVPGAENSVFDAETKYKMALQPNIYNNNTHYIKPSCKLAEGQQVTKLNYKSNSKDLFGDVENDGCMRSKCTMSSAGARVQKEAPVSEQLAAKNYVDRISGEQLNEKGDIKRMAGRLRLQQLKHNSLERPRTPTKALTEEVKLTPKNSTFQVKSSLPASSKPTANLPAVSEKKTSSPPVGRSAKADNAEALAENNSTEKDLFKVENSKVTVAVRVRPFSSREQKENLLPVVSMSGSETSVRNPSTKQLYNFSYDFCFWSFDKCHPNFASQEMIYKTLALPLLERAFEGYNACLFAYGQTGSGKSYTMMGFDEDRGIIPRLCEDLFTRIAQTDQQQVLYHLEMSYFEVYNEKIHDLLVFKAESRQKKQPLRVREHPVLGPYVEDLTVNVVSSYSDIQSWLELGNKQRATAATVMNDKSSRSHSVFTLVMTQTKVKFADEEQRDHRLTSHVNLIDLAGSECCSTAQTTGERLKEGVSINKSLLTLGKVISALSKLSRNGKKTFIPYRESVLTWLLKESLGGNSQTAMIATISPAASSTEETLSTLRYAKQACSIINMAKVNEDVNAKLIRELRAEIEKLKAAQRSAQNRDPEKYRHYLQEITSLRIKLHQQERDMTEMQRAWKAKLEQAEKRKLEDIKELQKAGIAFRMDNRLPNLVNLNEDPQLSEVLLYMIKEGETTVGRYTANSKHDIQLSGVLIADDHCVIKNTTGKVSIIPLREAKTYVNGKCIVDQTVLHHGDRVILGGDHYFRFNHPVEVQKIKGPSCGTTLLHDGPKDFEFAKNELLVAQRAQLESEIEEARLKAKEEMMQSVQIAKEMVQQELTSQKEAYESKIKSLEAEVREESRKKQVQEFNNQKAASKIQELEKAKQNLELELQFNKKRLEMETLATKQALEDHTIHHAKILQALEDEKQKIAEEIQTLQKNRGSGNKAVNTALNWNSLKLSVMIKEANAISNELRKNTVFNRHEKIDDRTGSVSSVQVQVRNIKLGIATFWSLEKFESKLAAMKELYESNDSNKAADVFYDPADEWEPDLSDASVSSLSRRSRSFMKNKRISGCLSGITLQPIQSTPASYISGAQNKSSIHPNCFDSLLPGICKESISSVLDLLEQNHEGGKSVADHLLINLFTISSGVSAISKAYEQQDEECQKNFISLDHDAQSYSIKITSAFDQLVVLIKTWLNNVRKCAGSMKIDEEIKQEVKNLGGYLQLLLQGCSSDISSMVTEAQSKVNEAVKQTMRCIGHLAAFTRTDISFFEENSIPTTSLQDFVLAVYDGVGSGLELLTDTIREKATMMQKELVKQVPQNEIQSQIKDNAVALARFLESNVSHCRKIRIQSQLPEEECLYQEIKRSSNIAAKYLELERCLSEVHQIISSTLQGSFRNTSLLRSFAGEISIIAGYFNNYFSLLALSAASANNPFLRTAVPFMNLDELDSLVDSLILSFELEQGQQKTKSQVACNETTETERRRVEMGEVELPGKQKGVAKHIYKLQSPSALPGELSPDRMIEWV; encoded by the exons TGTTCTACCCCTTCGCAGAAGATTTCTTCACAGAATTCCTTTACCAGCAGCAAAATGTTGGGGCAGCAACTGGCATCGCAGGTGTCAGGAGAAGACCAGGACAGTCTTCTGTCACGTTCCCAGAATAAGTCTGAGGAAGTAAATAGGACCTATGTGATTTCAGCCTGTAAAAATGCGGATGACACATCACTGACACTGAAACCTCAGGACAGATTAACGCTCCAGAGGAGAACTAGAACGAGCAAAAATTTGGCATCAAGTAGCGAACAGTCTGGTGTAAATACACCCCAGGGCACAGAGAATGTGCAAGTGGAGAAAAGGCTTACCCTGCAAAGGCGTGTAAAGACTGGCTCTGTAGAAAAGAGTACAATTAATGGGAATGCTGTACCTGGAGCAGAGAACAGTGTCTttgatgcagaaacaaaatacaagatGGCACTTCAACCcaatatttataataataatacccATTATATTAAACCAAGCTGTAAGTTAGCTGAGGGTCAGCAAGTTACGAAGTTGAATTATAAGTCCAATAGCAAGGATTTGTTTGGTGATGTTGAAAACGATGGCTGCATGCGCTCAAAATGCACgatgagcagtgctggtgcaaGAGTTCAAAAGGAAGCTCCTGTGTCAGAGCAACTAGCTGCCAAAAACTATGTTGATCGGATATCAGGAGAGCAACTGAATGAAAAAGGTGATATAAAAAGAATGGCTGGAAGGCTACGGTTACAACAGTTAAAGCACAACAGCTTGGAAAGACCAAGAACACCAACAAAAGCGTTGACAGAAGAAGTTAAGCTTACACCAAAGAACAGCACTTTTCAGGTTAAGTCATCTCTACCTGCTTCCAGTAAACCAACAGCTAATCTTCCAGCtgtgtcagaaaagaaaacaagctctCCTCCTGTGGGTAGAAGTGCAAAAGCAGATAATGCTGAAGCTCTAGctgaaaacaacagcactgagaaagaTCTTTTCAAAGTAGAAAACAGCAAAGTCACTGTAGCTGTGCGTGTGCGGCCTTTCAGTAGCAG AGAGCAAAAGGAGAACTTGCTCCCTGTAGTATCTATGAGCGGATCAGAGACATCAGTACGAAATCCAAGCACAAAACAACTCTACAACTTCAGTTATGACTTCTGCTTTTGGTCCTTTGACAAGTGTCATCCGAACTTTGCAAGCCAAGAAATGATTTATAAAACTTTGGCATTGCCGCTTCTAGAAAGAGCTTTTGAGGGATACAATGCTTGTCTTTTTGCTTATGGGCAGACTGGTTCTGGAAAATCTTACAC GATGATGGGCTTTGATGAAGACCGAGGAATAATTCCAAGACTTTGTGAAGATCTTTTCACTCGAATAGCACAGACAGACCAGCAACAG GTCTTGTATCACCTTGAAATGAGCTATTTTGAAGTTTACAATGAGAAAATCCATGATCTCCTTGTCTTTAAAgctgaaagcagacagaagaaaCAGCCA CTTCGTGTAAGAGAACATCCAGTATTAGGACCATATGTGGAAGACCTAACGGT GAATGTTGTCAGTTCTTACTCAGATATCCAG AGTTGGCTTGAACTGGGAAATAAGCAGAGAGCAACGGCTGCTACAGTAATGAATGACAAAAGTTCTAGATCTCATTCTGTCTTCACTCTTGTTATGACACAAACCAAG GTAAAGTTTGCGGATGAAGAGCAACGTGATCACAGACTTACCAGTCATGTAAATCTAATTGATTTAGCTGGCAGCGAATGCTGCTCTACAGCTCAGACCACTGGAGAAAGGCTGAAG GAGGGTGTGAGTATTAATAAGTCACTATTAACCCTtggaaaagttatttctgcGCTCTCCAAGCTGTCTcgaaatggaaagaaaactttcATTCCTTACCGGGAATCTGTCCTTACCTG GTTATTAAAAGAAAGTCTTGGTGGAAATTCACAAACTGCTATGATTGCCACAATCAgtccagctgccagcagtacAGAAGAAACACTCAGCACTCTTCGCTACGCAAAACAAGCTTGTTCAATTATCAACATGGCTAAAGTAAATGAAGATGTGAATGCCAAATTAATCAGAG AGCTGAGAGCTGAAATTGAAAAACTGAAGGCAGCTCAGAGGAGTGCTCAGAACAGGGATCCAGAAAAATACAGACATTATTTGCAAGAAATAACATCCCTGAGGATAAAATTGCACCAGCAGGAAAGGGACATGACAGAAATGCAAAG GGCTTGGAAAGCAAAACttgaacaagcagaaaaaagaaaactagaagATATAAAAGAATTGCAG AAAGCAGGAATTGCATTCAGAATGGACAATCGTTTACCAAACCTTGTCAATCTGAATGAAGATCCCCAGCTTTCTGAAGTGCTGTTGTATATGATTAAAGAAGGAGAAACTACAGTTGGAAGGTATACAGCAAATTCAAAACATGATATCCAGCTTTCCGGCGTGCTAATTGCTGATGATCACTG tgttatAAAAAATACTACTGGAAAAGTGAGTATTATTCCACTGAGAGAAGCTAAGACAtatgtaaatggaaaatgcattgTAGACCAAACAGTTCTGCATCAT GGTGATCGAGTGATCCTTGGTGGAGATCATTACTTCAGGTTTAATCATCCAGTAGAGGTTCAGAAGATTAAAGGGCCGTCCTGTGGGACTACACTTTTGCATGATGGTCCTAAAGACTTTGAGTTTGCGAAGAATGAACTGCTTGTTGCACAGAGAGCACA GCTTGAATCCGAAATTGAAGAGGCACGACTCAAAGCCAAGGAAGAAATGATGCAAAGTGTCCAAATTGCAAAAGAGATGGTTCAGCAAGAACTGACATCACAAAAAGAAGCttatgaaagtaaaataaagtcTCTGGAAGCAGAGGTG AGAGAAGAATCTCGTAAGAAGCAAGTGCAAGAATTCAACAATCAAAAGGCTGCGAGTAAAATACAGGAATTAGAGAAGGCAAAGCAAAACCTTGAGCTAGAACTGCAGTTCAACAAGAAGCGTTTGGAAATGGAGACCCTAGCTACTAAGCAg GCTCTGGAAGATCATACTATTCATCATGCAAAAATACTTCAAGCTCTAGAAGATGAGAAACAGAAGATTGCTGAAGAAATTCAAACCCTTCAGAAGAATCGTGGAAGTGGGAATAAAGCTGTGAACA CTGCTCTTAACTGGAATTCTTTGAAGTTATCTGTGATGATCAAAGAGGCCAACGCCATTAGTAATGAATTaaggaaaaacactgtttttaacaG GCATGAGAAAATCGATGATAGAACAGGATCGGTTTCTTCTGTTCAAGTGCAGGTTCGTAACATCAAACTGGGCATAGCAACTTTCTGGAGCCTTGAGAAATTTGAAAGCAAACTAGCAGCAATGAAAGAACTCTATGAG AGTAATGATAGCAATAAAGCTGCTGATGTATTTTATGACCCTGCTGATGAGTGGGAACCTGACCTTTCAGATGCCTCAGTTTCTTCACTTTCCAGAAG AAGTAGGAGTTTCATGAAGAACAAGAGAATTTCTGGATGTCTGTCTGGTATAACATTGCAGCCAATCCAGAGCACGCCAGCATCCTATATATCAG GTGCACAGAATAAATCCAGCATACACCCAAACTGTTTTGATTCTCTTCTTCCTGGAATTTGCAAAGAATCTATAAGTTCAGTCTTAGATTTACTGGAACAGAATCACGAAGGAGGAAAAAGCGTTGCAGATCATCTCCTGATTAATTTGTTTACAATTTCTTCTGGAGTTTCTGCTATTTCTAAAGCCTATGAGCAGCAAGATGAAGAGTGTCAAAAAAATT ttaTCTCTCTTGACCACGATGCTCAGTCCTACAGCATCAAAATTACCTCTGCTTTTGACCAGCTTGTGGTACTGATCAAGACTTGGCTTAACAATGTGCGGAAGTGTGCTGGATCTATGAAGAttgatgaagaaataaaacaggaagtaAAGAACTTGGGAGGTTATTTACAGTTACTGTTGCAG gGATGTTCTTCAGATATATCTTCAATGGtaacagaagcacagagcaaagtCAACGAAGCAGTAAAACAGACAATGCGATGCATAGGACACCTGGCAGCATTCACGAGAActgatatttccttttttgaagAGAACAGTATTCCTACAACCAGTCTACAG GACTTCGTGCTCGCTGTTTATGATGGAGTAGGCTCAGGGCTGGAGTTGCTTACAGATACTATACGGGAAAAAGCAACAATGATGCAGAAAGAACTAGTGAAACAAGTTCCGCAAAATGAG ATCCAAAGTCAAATTAAGGACAATGCCGTGGCTTTAGCCAGGTTCCTTGAAAGCAATGTCTCTCATTGCAGAAAg ATAAGAATACAGTCTCAGTTACCAGAAGAAGAATGTCTGTATCAGGAAATAAAGAGAAGCTCTAACATTGCTGCAAAATATTTGGAACTAGAGCGGTGTCTATCTGAAGTCCATCAGATCATTTCTTCTACCTTACAAG GGTCGTTCAGAAACACGAGCCTGCTGAGGAGCTTTGCGGGAGAGATTTCTATCATAGCTGGTTATTTTaacaattatttcagtttaCTTGCAttgtctgctgcttctgcaaacAATCCTTTCCTGAGAACAGCCGTGCCGTTTATGAACTTAGATGAATTGGACTCTCTTGTTGATTCACTTATTTTGAGTTTTGAACTTGAACAAggacagcaaaaaacaaaatctcagGTTGCTTGTAATGAAACTACTGAGACTGAAAGAAGACGAGTTGAAATGGGTGAAGTAGAACTGCCTGGGAAACAGAAGGGAGTTGCAAAACACATCTATAAACTCCAGTCACCATCTGCACTTCCAGGGGAGCTCTCCCCTGATAGGATGATAGAGTGGGTATGA
- the KIF14 gene encoding kinesin-like protein KIF14 isoform X2: MSGSETSVRNPSTKQLYNFSYDFCFWSFDKCHPNFASQEMIYKTLALPLLERAFEGYNACLFAYGQTGSGKSYTMMGFDEDRGIIPRLCEDLFTRIAQTDQQQVLYHLEMSYFEVYNEKIHDLLVFKAESRQKKQPLRVREHPVLGPYVEDLTVNVVSSYSDIQSWLELGNKQRATAATVMNDKSSRSHSVFTLVMTQTKVKFADEEQRDHRLTSHVNLIDLAGSECCSTAQTTGERLKEGVSINKSLLTLGKVISALSKLSRNGKKTFIPYRESVLTWLLKESLGGNSQTAMIATISPAASSTEETLSTLRYAKQACSIINMAKVNEDVNAKLIRELRAEIEKLKAAQRSAQNRDPEKYRHYLQEITSLRIKLHQQERDMTEMQRAWKAKLEQAEKRKLEDIKELQKAGIAFRMDNRLPNLVNLNEDPQLSEVLLYMIKEGETTVGRYTANSKHDIQLSGVLIADDHCVIKNTTGKVSIIPLREAKTYVNGKCIVDQTVLHHGDRVILGGDHYFRFNHPVEVQKIKGPSCGTTLLHDGPKDFEFAKNELLVAQRAQLESEIEEARLKAKEEMMQSVQIAKEMVQQELTSQKEAYESKIKSLEAEVREESRKKQVQEFNNQKAASKIQELEKAKQNLELELQFNKKRLEMETLATKQALEDHTIHHAKILQALEDEKQKIAEEIQTLQKNRGSGNKAVNTALNWNSLKLSVMIKEANAISNELRKNTVFNRHEKIDDRTGSVSSVQVQVRNIKLGIATFWSLEKFESKLAAMKELYESNDSNKAADVFYDPADEWEPDLSDASVSSLSRRSRSFMKNKRISGCLSGITLQPIQSTPASYISGAQNKSSIHPNCFDSLLPGICKESISSVLDLLEQNHEGGKSVADHLLINLFTISSGVSAISKAYEQQDEECQKNFISLDHDAQSYSIKITSAFDQLVVLIKTWLNNVRKCAGSMKIDEEIKQEVKNLGGYLQLLLQGCSSDISSMVTEAQSKVNEAVKQTMRCIGHLAAFTRTDISFFEENSIPTTSLQDFVLAVYDGVGSGLELLTDTIREKATMMQKELVKQVPQNEIQSQIKDNAVALARFLESNVSHCRKIRIQSQLPEEECLYQEIKRSSNIAAKYLELERCLSEVHQIISSTLQGSFRNTSLLRSFAGEISIIAGYFNNYFSLLALSAASANNPFLRTAVPFMNLDELDSLVDSLILSFELEQGQQKTKSQVACNETTETERRRVEMGEVELPGKQKGVAKHIYKLQSPSALPGELSPDRMIEWV, encoded by the exons ATGAGCGGATCAGAGACATCAGTACGAAATCCAAGCACAAAACAACTCTACAACTTCAGTTATGACTTCTGCTTTTGGTCCTTTGACAAGTGTCATCCGAACTTTGCAAGCCAAGAAATGATTTATAAAACTTTGGCATTGCCGCTTCTAGAAAGAGCTTTTGAGGGATACAATGCTTGTCTTTTTGCTTATGGGCAGACTGGTTCTGGAAAATCTTACAC GATGATGGGCTTTGATGAAGACCGAGGAATAATTCCAAGACTTTGTGAAGATCTTTTCACTCGAATAGCACAGACAGACCAGCAACAG GTCTTGTATCACCTTGAAATGAGCTATTTTGAAGTTTACAATGAGAAAATCCATGATCTCCTTGTCTTTAAAgctgaaagcagacagaagaaaCAGCCA CTTCGTGTAAGAGAACATCCAGTATTAGGACCATATGTGGAAGACCTAACGGT GAATGTTGTCAGTTCTTACTCAGATATCCAG AGTTGGCTTGAACTGGGAAATAAGCAGAGAGCAACGGCTGCTACAGTAATGAATGACAAAAGTTCTAGATCTCATTCTGTCTTCACTCTTGTTATGACACAAACCAAG GTAAAGTTTGCGGATGAAGAGCAACGTGATCACAGACTTACCAGTCATGTAAATCTAATTGATTTAGCTGGCAGCGAATGCTGCTCTACAGCTCAGACCACTGGAGAAAGGCTGAAG GAGGGTGTGAGTATTAATAAGTCACTATTAACCCTtggaaaagttatttctgcGCTCTCCAAGCTGTCTcgaaatggaaagaaaactttcATTCCTTACCGGGAATCTGTCCTTACCTG GTTATTAAAAGAAAGTCTTGGTGGAAATTCACAAACTGCTATGATTGCCACAATCAgtccagctgccagcagtacAGAAGAAACACTCAGCACTCTTCGCTACGCAAAACAAGCTTGTTCAATTATCAACATGGCTAAAGTAAATGAAGATGTGAATGCCAAATTAATCAGAG AGCTGAGAGCTGAAATTGAAAAACTGAAGGCAGCTCAGAGGAGTGCTCAGAACAGGGATCCAGAAAAATACAGACATTATTTGCAAGAAATAACATCCCTGAGGATAAAATTGCACCAGCAGGAAAGGGACATGACAGAAATGCAAAG GGCTTGGAAAGCAAAACttgaacaagcagaaaaaagaaaactagaagATATAAAAGAATTGCAG AAAGCAGGAATTGCATTCAGAATGGACAATCGTTTACCAAACCTTGTCAATCTGAATGAAGATCCCCAGCTTTCTGAAGTGCTGTTGTATATGATTAAAGAAGGAGAAACTACAGTTGGAAGGTATACAGCAAATTCAAAACATGATATCCAGCTTTCCGGCGTGCTAATTGCTGATGATCACTG tgttatAAAAAATACTACTGGAAAAGTGAGTATTATTCCACTGAGAGAAGCTAAGACAtatgtaaatggaaaatgcattgTAGACCAAACAGTTCTGCATCAT GGTGATCGAGTGATCCTTGGTGGAGATCATTACTTCAGGTTTAATCATCCAGTAGAGGTTCAGAAGATTAAAGGGCCGTCCTGTGGGACTACACTTTTGCATGATGGTCCTAAAGACTTTGAGTTTGCGAAGAATGAACTGCTTGTTGCACAGAGAGCACA GCTTGAATCCGAAATTGAAGAGGCACGACTCAAAGCCAAGGAAGAAATGATGCAAAGTGTCCAAATTGCAAAAGAGATGGTTCAGCAAGAACTGACATCACAAAAAGAAGCttatgaaagtaaaataaagtcTCTGGAAGCAGAGGTG AGAGAAGAATCTCGTAAGAAGCAAGTGCAAGAATTCAACAATCAAAAGGCTGCGAGTAAAATACAGGAATTAGAGAAGGCAAAGCAAAACCTTGAGCTAGAACTGCAGTTCAACAAGAAGCGTTTGGAAATGGAGACCCTAGCTACTAAGCAg GCTCTGGAAGATCATACTATTCATCATGCAAAAATACTTCAAGCTCTAGAAGATGAGAAACAGAAGATTGCTGAAGAAATTCAAACCCTTCAGAAGAATCGTGGAAGTGGGAATAAAGCTGTGAACA CTGCTCTTAACTGGAATTCTTTGAAGTTATCTGTGATGATCAAAGAGGCCAACGCCATTAGTAATGAATTaaggaaaaacactgtttttaacaG GCATGAGAAAATCGATGATAGAACAGGATCGGTTTCTTCTGTTCAAGTGCAGGTTCGTAACATCAAACTGGGCATAGCAACTTTCTGGAGCCTTGAGAAATTTGAAAGCAAACTAGCAGCAATGAAAGAACTCTATGAG AGTAATGATAGCAATAAAGCTGCTGATGTATTTTATGACCCTGCTGATGAGTGGGAACCTGACCTTTCAGATGCCTCAGTTTCTTCACTTTCCAGAAG AAGTAGGAGTTTCATGAAGAACAAGAGAATTTCTGGATGTCTGTCTGGTATAACATTGCAGCCAATCCAGAGCACGCCAGCATCCTATATATCAG GTGCACAGAATAAATCCAGCATACACCCAAACTGTTTTGATTCTCTTCTTCCTGGAATTTGCAAAGAATCTATAAGTTCAGTCTTAGATTTACTGGAACAGAATCACGAAGGAGGAAAAAGCGTTGCAGATCATCTCCTGATTAATTTGTTTACAATTTCTTCTGGAGTTTCTGCTATTTCTAAAGCCTATGAGCAGCAAGATGAAGAGTGTCAAAAAAATT ttaTCTCTCTTGACCACGATGCTCAGTCCTACAGCATCAAAATTACCTCTGCTTTTGACCAGCTTGTGGTACTGATCAAGACTTGGCTTAACAATGTGCGGAAGTGTGCTGGATCTATGAAGAttgatgaagaaataaaacaggaagtaAAGAACTTGGGAGGTTATTTACAGTTACTGTTGCAG gGATGTTCTTCAGATATATCTTCAATGGtaacagaagcacagagcaaagtCAACGAAGCAGTAAAACAGACAATGCGATGCATAGGACACCTGGCAGCATTCACGAGAActgatatttccttttttgaagAGAACAGTATTCCTACAACCAGTCTACAG GACTTCGTGCTCGCTGTTTATGATGGAGTAGGCTCAGGGCTGGAGTTGCTTACAGATACTATACGGGAAAAAGCAACAATGATGCAGAAAGAACTAGTGAAACAAGTTCCGCAAAATGAG ATCCAAAGTCAAATTAAGGACAATGCCGTGGCTTTAGCCAGGTTCCTTGAAAGCAATGTCTCTCATTGCAGAAAg ATAAGAATACAGTCTCAGTTACCAGAAGAAGAATGTCTGTATCAGGAAATAAAGAGAAGCTCTAACATTGCTGCAAAATATTTGGAACTAGAGCGGTGTCTATCTGAAGTCCATCAGATCATTTCTTCTACCTTACAAG GGTCGTTCAGAAACACGAGCCTGCTGAGGAGCTTTGCGGGAGAGATTTCTATCATAGCTGGTTATTTTaacaattatttcagtttaCTTGCAttgtctgctgcttctgcaaacAATCCTTTCCTGAGAACAGCCGTGCCGTTTATGAACTTAGATGAATTGGACTCTCTTGTTGATTCACTTATTTTGAGTTTTGAACTTGAACAAggacagcaaaaaacaaaatctcagGTTGCTTGTAATGAAACTACTGAGACTGAAAGAAGACGAGTTGAAATGGGTGAAGTAGAACTGCCTGGGAAACAGAAGGGAGTTGCAAAACACATCTATAAACTCCAGTCACCATCTGCACTTCCAGGGGAGCTCTCCCCTGATAGGATGATAGAGTGGGTATGA